In Silene latifolia isolate original U9 population chromosome X, ASM4854445v1, whole genome shotgun sequence, the following proteins share a genomic window:
- the LOC141621984 gene encoding histone H3.3-like, protein MARTKQTARKSTICKAPRKQLSYAFKAARKSIPTTGGVKKPHRYRPGTVALREIRKYQKTTELLIKKLPFQRLVRELAQEYKTDLRFQSHAVLALQEAAEAYLVGLFEDTNLCAIHAKRVTIMSKDFQLAKRIRGQIA, encoded by the coding sequence ATGGCTCGAACAAAGCAAACTGCCCGAAAGTCTACTATCTGCAAGGCACCAAGGAAACAGTTGAGTTACGCCTTCAAGGCGGCACGGAAATCCATCCCAACAACAGGTGGTGTGAAGAAGCCTCATCGATACAGACCTGGGACAGTGGCCCTGCGTGAAATTCGCAAGTACCAAAAGACGACAGAGCTTCTGATTAAGAAACTCCCGTTTCAGAGGCTTGTTCGTGAACTTGCACAGGAATACAAGACTGACCTGCGTTTTCAGAGCCACGCAGTCTTAGCCCTTCAGGAAGCGGCTGAGGCGTACCTTGTTGGTTTATTTGAAGACACCAATCTTTGTGCTATTCATGCCAAACGTGTTACCATCATGTCCAAGGACTTCCAGCTCGCTAAGAGGATCAGAGGCCAAATTGCTTAG